One Microplitis mediator isolate UGA2020A chromosome 3, iyMicMedi2.1, whole genome shotgun sequence DNA segment encodes these proteins:
- the LOC130665224 gene encoding uncharacterized protein LOC130665224, which translates to MDSYTSCIKVRGVRILPPFMTDELRAEMNYYKQLALDVEEKLSRMEMVSDEESVEQTVNSSEEDKALDYKISNYCNQESAVSSTADSPDHRSKVHSDKINSKLTDVTRKTVSDDDETITNSTDINRYMNISDSSKTDVTETISEAGKPRVPKTLDIVPITVDPPRFYKQKSSSDVEDTDAETPKLVRQGSYTLDSPSPMLLAHLQHSQDDYVPTPVNGLGQKEWSVNCSKTEWTLKDQQGIDEIKNNPSDSGVNSAARRNSISVSGSNDRSDKVTEDKTDKQLVGVSHHAAKSVDCIQSMLSKELIYGASNKKSNIPVTRSKSSNAVKNYGNLNCKNSRDVSVSNAAKIYGGYHKSLSNGSSPSFRKKNISNNRMTQSFDASANEQYDGSCTSDKTTKPVITSEKLLQVFKEIQKTHHQQMAHLIARQQREQIIMQQEFEKQQLMLLEQLEKTCPGISLPAIIKKITTPVDKLKAKNSPRGSVSLPRDSQNRSDTESSPLNGSSFGSEGSLSINLNVSHDASLSECKISRDKKISSVSRQLFPLESKTTHIPIANGAVYHDRHVKAATIINAYARGYLVRRLMKTERIMTLKNTYREALHCMLKLHVDAPWELAELNFHKRLQHQCDAASMSIVELFSQSPSKKMIIISQDRQIKQARQQRPTSAKSSYSFATQRTLARKKFKEMGIITMPEPAPRHPCTARTRCQTWTSNSREKRSPGLMNQGIKRSTSAGAVRKPWR; encoded by the exons ATGGATTCATACACGAGTTGTATTAAAGTTCGAGGGGTTCGGATCCTTCCCCCTTTC ATGACAGATGAACTCAGAGCGGAGATGAATTACTACAAACAACTAGCTCTAGatgttgaagaaaaattatcaagaatgGAAATGGTCAGTGACGAAGAATCCGTAGAACAGACAGTAAATTCATCTGAAGAAGATAAAGCCCtggattataaaatttcaaattattgtaaCCAAGAAAGTGCTGTCAGTTCTACTGCTGATAGTCCAGATCATCGGTCAAAAGTCCatagtgataaaataaatagtaaactgACAGATGTCACTCGGAAAACAGTTTCCGATGATGACGAGACGATAACCAACAGCACAGACATCAACAGATATATGAATATATCAGATTCTTCAAAGACAGACGTGACAGAAACAATTTCCGAGGCAGGAAAACCCCGTGTTCCTAAAACTCTGGATATCGTACCAATTACTGTTGACCCTCCGCGTTTTTACAAACAAAAATCATCTTCAGATGTTGAGGACACTGATGCAGAGACTCCTAAATTAGTAAGACAAGGATCCTATACATTGGATTCGCCAAGTCCGATGTTATTAGCGCACTTGCAGCACTCGCAAGATGACTATGTCCCTACTCCGGTAAATGGTCTCGGGCAAAAAGAATGGAGCGTAAATTGTTCCAAGACTGAGTGGACGCTTAAAGACCAGCAAGGAattgatgaaattaaaaataatcccaGTGACAGTGGAGTCAATTCAGCAGCAAGACGAAACAGTATTTCTGTAAGCGGAAGTAATGACAGAAGTGATAAAGTAACGGAAGACAAGACTGATAAACAATTAGTCGGTGTGAGCCATCATGCTGCTAAATCTGTTGACTGCATTCAGTCGATGCTGTCTAAGGAATTAATTTACGGTGcttccaataaaaaaagtaacattCCGGTTACAAGATCCAAGTCCAGCAATGCAGTAAAAAATTacggaaatttaaattgtaaaaatagtaGAGACGTTTCTGTAAGTAACGCAGCTAAAATCTACGGCGGATATCACAAGTCATTGAGCAATGGAAGCTCACcgagttttagaaaaaaaaatataagtaataataGAATGACCCAGAGCTTTGATGCCTCGGCAAATGAACAGTATGACGGCAGTTGCACTTCAGATAAAACAACAAAACCAGTTATCACGTCGGAAAAATTACTCCAAGTGTTCAAAGAGATTCAAAAGACTCACCACCAGCAAATGGCTCATCTTATTGCTCGTCAGCAGAGAGAACAGATAATTATGCAGCAAGAGTTTGAGAAGCAACAGCTGATGCTTCTTGAGCAGCTGGAAAAAACTTGCCCTGGTATTTCTCTGCCtgcgataattaaaaaaattacaacgcCGGTAGATAAATTGAAAGCTAAAAATTCACCACGTGGTTCAGTGTCACTGCCAAGGGACAGTCAGAATCGGTCGGATACCGAAAGTAGTCCATTGAATGGAAGTTCTTTCGGTTCTGAAGGAAGTTTGTCTATTAATTTGAATGTTTCTCATGATGCTTCGTTGTCGGAGTGTAAAATAAgtcgtgataaaaaaatatctagtgTAAGTCGACAACTTTTTCCGCTGGAAAGTAAAACTACTCATATTCCTATCGCCAATGGCGCGGTTTATCATGACCGACAt GTAAAAGCTGCGACAATTATAAACGCTTATGCACGTGGTTACTTAGTGAGGAGATTAATGAAGACTGAGAGAAttatgactttaaaaaatacctACAGAGAAGCATTGCACTGTATGTTAAAATTACATGTTGATGCTCCGTGGGAGTTggctgaattaaattttcataaacgTTTACAGCATcag TGCGATGCAGCGTCAATGAGTATCGTagaattattttctcaaagtCCATCTAAAAAAATGATCATCATTTCACAAGATCGGCAAATTAAACAAGCACGTCAACAACGACCAACTTCTGCTAAATCGTCGTACTCTTTTGCAACTCAGCGAACGTtagcaagaaaaaaattcaaaga aatGGGAATAATTACAATGCCAGAGCCAGCTCCCAGACATCCTTGTACTGCAAGAACGCGATGTCAAACATGGACGTCTAATTCAAGAGAAAAACGTTCTCCAGGATTAAtga aTCAAGGTATAAAACGCAGCACAAGTGCTGGTGCCGTCCGCAAACCCTGGCGATAA